One window of Sinorhizobium numidicum genomic DNA carries:
- the ligD gene encoding DNA ligase D, producing MATLKTYRQKRDFGTTPEPKGRRARKSGNSFVVQKHDATRLHYDFRLELDGVLKSWAVTKGPSLVPGEKRLAVHVEDHPLEYGDFEGTIPKGEYGGGTVIVWDRGTWTPVHDAAKGYAKGHMEFELKGEKLGGRWHLVRMHHRPGEKRENWLLIKGEDDAARSEGAPDILEERPESVKTGRDIKEVAGEEPGWSSKTGKISRKGRSQAKSKRPAATDEREAPVLPDLSRIKGAKKAPLPAFVEPTLATLMKAPPTGPRWIHEIKFDGYRLLARIEAGRVKLLTRSGLDWTEKFGKAIVAALQAMPIGSAFIDGELVVERASGASDFSALQADLSEGRSDRFVFYVFDLLYLDGFDLRSLPLIERKQLLSKLAGSGLGLIRYSDHFDEHGALVLRHACRLGLEGVVSKLRDASHRPGRGKAWIKSKCSARQEFVVAGYVPSTVSRRAIGSLILGVYDGDRLEHVGRVGTGFTGAVAEELFRRLDGMRIRESPFSERLTADEARQARFVRPELVAEVEFGAWTADGNLRHASFRGLREDKAPSDVMREGSKAAAKLPKPPRRRVTLTHPDRLYWPDEGVTKEGLADYYTEVWRYIAPYVVGRPLALVRCPSGITGEKFFQKHAWKGLNPNIVLVKDPKEKSEEPLIAIDDLDGLIGLVQSAVLEIHPWGSTAADWERPDTIIMDLDPGEGVPWNAVIAAASETRERLAGEGLASFVKTSGGKGLHVVAPLKPKAEWPEVKAFTKAIADAMALDSPDRFVSTITKSKRRGKILVDYLRNQRGMTAVAPYSTRARPGAAVSMPLAWDELNEGIGPPYFTVSNTPTRLVALAADPWEEFRAAAAPLEAKKKGRSGRAFAEH from the coding sequence ATGGCGACGCTCAAGACCTATCGCCAAAAACGCGACTTCGGGACAACGCCGGAGCCGAAGGGCAGACGGGCGCGCAAATCCGGAAACAGCTTCGTTGTCCAGAAGCACGACGCCACCCGGCTGCATTACGACTTCCGGCTGGAGTTGGACGGCGTCTTGAAGAGCTGGGCGGTCACGAAAGGGCCGAGCCTCGTTCCCGGGGAAAAGCGCCTGGCGGTCCATGTCGAGGATCATCCGCTCGAATACGGGGATTTCGAGGGCACCATCCCGAAAGGCGAATATGGCGGCGGCACAGTCATCGTCTGGGACCGCGGAACCTGGACGCCGGTTCACGACGCGGCCAAAGGCTATGCCAAGGGCCATATGGAATTCGAATTGAAGGGAGAGAAGCTTGGCGGCCGCTGGCATCTCGTCAGGATGCACCACAGGCCCGGTGAGAAGCGCGAGAACTGGCTGCTGATCAAGGGCGAGGACGATGCAGCGCGATCGGAAGGCGCGCCGGATATATTGGAGGAGCGGCCGGAATCGGTGAAGACCGGCCGGGATATAAAGGAGGTGGCCGGCGAAGAGCCCGGATGGTCGTCGAAGACCGGCAAGATCAGCAGGAAGGGCAGGTCGCAGGCGAAGAGCAAGCGCCCGGCCGCGACGGATGAGCGAGAGGCGCCGGTTCTTCCGGATCTGTCGCGGATCAAAGGGGCGAAGAAAGCGCCGCTTCCCGCGTTCGTAGAGCCGACATTGGCGACGTTGATGAAGGCGCCTCCCACCGGTCCCCGCTGGATTCATGAGATCAAGTTCGATGGCTATCGGCTGCTCGCCCGGATCGAGGCGGGCCGCGTGAAGCTTCTGACCCGCAGCGGTCTGGACTGGACCGAAAAATTCGGCAAGGCCATCGTTGCTGCCTTGCAGGCAATGCCGATCGGCAGCGCGTTCATCGACGGTGAGCTCGTTGTCGAGCGCGCTTCGGGCGCATCCGATTTTTCGGCGCTTCAGGCTGACCTCAGCGAGGGCCGGTCCGACCGCTTCGTCTTCTACGTCTTCGATCTGCTCTATCTCGACGGTTTCGACCTGAGATCCTTGCCGCTCATCGAGCGCAAGCAATTGCTCAGCAAGCTCGCTGGTTCGGGGTTGGGGCTCATTCGTTACAGCGACCATTTTGACGAGCACGGCGCGCTGGTGCTGCGGCATGCCTGCCGCCTTGGCCTCGAAGGCGTGGTCTCCAAGCTCCGGGACGCAAGCCATCGTCCCGGTCGTGGCAAGGCGTGGATCAAATCGAAGTGCTCGGCCCGGCAGGAGTTCGTCGTCGCCGGCTACGTACCCTCCACCGTTTCGCGCCGGGCGATCGGTTCGCTCATTCTCGGCGTCTATGACGGTGATAGGCTCGAACATGTCGGCCGCGTCGGCACTGGGTTTACGGGTGCGGTAGCCGAAGAACTCTTCCGCCGCCTCGATGGCATGCGGATTCGGGAAAGCCCGTTCTCTGAGCGCTTGACGGCGGACGAGGCACGGCAGGCGCGTTTCGTTCGGCCCGAGCTTGTCGCCGAGGTGGAATTCGGCGCATGGACCGCCGATGGCAACCTGCGGCACGCCTCCTTCCGGGGTTTGAGGGAGGACAAGGCCCCCAGTGATGTAATGCGCGAAGGCTCGAAAGCTGCGGCCAAACTGCCGAAGCCGCCTCGCCGCAGGGTGACGCTCACGCATCCCGATCGCCTTTACTGGCCGGATGAAGGTGTGACGAAGGAGGGGCTTGCGGATTACTATACCGAAGTCTGGCGCTACATCGCTCCCTATGTCGTCGGCCGGCCGCTGGCGCTCGTGCGCTGTCCGAGCGGCATAACGGGCGAGAAGTTTTTCCAGAAGCATGCCTGGAAGGGCCTCAATCCCAATATTGTGCTGGTCAAGGACCCGAAGGAAAAATCCGAGGAGCCGCTGATTGCGATCGACGATCTCGATGGTCTGATCGGCCTGGTGCAGTCCGCCGTTCTGGAGATTCACCCATGGGGATCGACCGCTGCCGACTGGGAGCGCCCGGACACGATCATCATGGATCTGGATCCCGGCGAAGGCGTGCCGTGGAATGCCGTCATCGCGGCCGCGAGCGAAACGAGGGAGCGCCTTGCCGGCGAAGGACTGGCATCCTTCGTTAAGACATCCGGCGGCAAGGGTTTGCATGTGGTGGCGCCGCTGAAGCCAAAGGCCGAATGGCCGGAGGTGAAGGCGTTCACGAAAGCAATCGCCGATGCCATGGCGTTGGACAGTCCGGATCGGTTCGTTTCGACCATCACCAAATCGAAGCGGCGCGGCAAGATCCTGGTCGATTATCTGCGCAATCAACGCGGCATGACCGCGGTTGCCCCTTATTCCACCCGGGCGCGGCCGGGCGCTGCGGTATCCATGCCGCTTGCCTGGGATGAATTGAACGAGGGCATAGGCCCGCCCTATTTTACCGTTTCCAACACACCTACGCGGCTGGTAGCACTGGCAGCCGATCCGTGGGAGGAGTTTCGCGCGGCGGCCGCGCCGCTAGAAGCGAAGAAGAAAGGCAGAAGCGGCAGAGCCTTTGCGGAACATTGA
- a CDS encoding Ku protein — protein MAPRANWKGFIKIGEVSCPVALYTAASTSERIAFHTVNRATGHRVRRQFVDSETGKPVERDDQVKGYETASEEFIVLEPEEIEAAVPESDKTLSVSAFIACDDIDDVYFDKPYYLAPADRHAEEAYVLIREGMRSKQVAALARTVLFRRVRTLLIRTHGPGLIATTLNFDYEVRSAKNAFADVPDLKIEGEMLDLAEHIIKTKKGKFDPKEYDDRYEEALAELVKAKLEGKKIAARKEPKREKVVDLISALRESAGLMHKPAAASKTKPKRASKASKESASRRKAS, from the coding sequence GTGGCACCAAGGGCTAACTGGAAAGGTTTCATCAAGATCGGCGAGGTGAGTTGCCCCGTGGCTCTCTACACCGCCGCATCGACCTCGGAACGCATTGCGTTCCATACCGTGAACCGCGCGACGGGTCATCGGGTCCGTCGCCAGTTTGTCGACAGCGAGACCGGCAAGCCGGTCGAGCGTGATGACCAGGTCAAGGGGTATGAAACGGCGTCCGAAGAATTCATCGTGCTTGAGCCCGAAGAGATAGAGGCTGCTGTCCCCGAGAGCGACAAGACACTTTCGGTTTCCGCCTTCATCGCTTGCGATGACATCGACGACGTCTACTTCGACAAGCCGTATTATCTTGCGCCGGCTGACCGTCACGCGGAGGAGGCCTATGTTCTGATCCGCGAAGGAATGCGCTCGAAACAGGTGGCCGCGCTTGCGCGCACCGTGCTGTTCCGGCGGGTTCGCACCCTGTTGATTCGCACCCACGGACCGGGCCTGATCGCAACGACGCTGAACTTCGACTACGAGGTCCGCTCCGCCAAGAACGCTTTCGCGGATGTGCCCGATCTTAAGATCGAGGGCGAGATGCTGGACCTGGCCGAGCACATCATCAAGACAAAAAAAGGCAAGTTCGATCCAAAGGAATACGATGACAGGTACGAGGAGGCGCTTGCCGAGCTGGTCAAGGCGAAGCTCGAGGGCAAGAAGATTGCCGCCCGGAAGGAGCCGAAGCGCGAGAAGGTCGTCGACCTGATATCGGCGCTGCGCGAAAGCGCCGGGCTGATGCACAAGCCTGCAGCGGCATCCAAGACGAAACCCAAAAGGGCCAGCAAAGCCAGCAAGGAAAGTGCTTCACGGCGAAAGGCGAGCTGA
- a CDS encoding general stress protein: MRTISGLFDDYDDARKVVSELEGVGIPSDNISIVANNAGDRYSDVSSGAATGAGAGAGLGAAGGGAIGLLTGLGLMAIPGVGPVVAAGWLASTAAGAAAGAVAGAAAGGIVGALTDSGVREEDAQLYAEGVRRGGTLVTAKVDDMMVAEADAIMRKWNRVDPSLRRRVYTEEGWTRFDERLDPYTLDQVRRERERYRSMMP, encoded by the coding sequence ATGAGAACCATTTCAGGACTCTTTGACGACTACGACGATGCCCGGAAGGTCGTCAGCGAATTGGAAGGCGTCGGGATTCCCTCGGATAACATCAGTATCGTCGCCAACAATGCCGGCGATCGCTATTCCGACGTTAGCTCCGGAGCCGCGACAGGGGCGGGAGCGGGCGCCGGCCTCGGCGCTGCCGGCGGCGGTGCCATCGGTCTGTTGACGGGGCTCGGCCTGATGGCAATTCCGGGGGTCGGCCCGGTTGTCGCCGCAGGATGGCTGGCGTCGACGGCAGCAGGCGCTGCGGCGGGTGCCGTCGCCGGCGCAGCCGCTGGCGGCATTGTCGGCGCGCTCACCGATTCCGGCGTCAGGGAAGAGGACGCCCAGCTCTACGCGGAAGGCGTGCGCCGCGGCGGAACGCTTGTTACCGCAAAGGTGGATGATATGATGGTCGCTGAAGCGGACGCGATCATGAGGAAATGGAACAGAGTGGACCCATCGCTGCGCCGGCGCGTCTACACCGAAGAAGGGTGGACACGGTTCGACGAGCGGCTGGATCCGTACACGCTCGATCAGGTGCGGCGCGAACGGGAACGCTATCGCAGCATGATGCCATAA
- a CDS encoding Ku protein encodes MAPRSFWKGYLKLSLVTCPVAMTPATSENEKVRFHTLNRKTGNRLASQYVDAVTGKPVDEDDEVKGYQRGEDDYVILEDEEIEAVALESTRTIDISMFVPRDGIEWIWYDKPHYLTPDDPVGEEAFSVIRDAMASTKMVGISRLVMYRRERAVMLEPRDKGIVLWTLRYGDEVRSEKDYFGHIKESKPDAKLMTLVEKLIDERTKSWNPAMVSDPVQDRLLDIIASKKKGKKRAGKAKTEAETEPPSNVINIMDALRKSISSEGKSPKRR; translated from the coding sequence ATGGCACCGCGTTCGTTCTGGAAAGGATATCTGAAGCTGTCGCTGGTGACCTGCCCGGTGGCGATGACACCGGCCACCTCCGAAAATGAGAAAGTGAGATTTCACACTCTCAACCGGAAAACCGGCAATCGTCTCGCCAGCCAGTATGTCGACGCGGTGACCGGAAAGCCGGTCGACGAGGACGACGAGGTCAAGGGCTACCAGCGTGGCGAAGACGACTACGTGATTCTCGAGGACGAAGAGATCGAGGCAGTGGCGCTTGAGAGCACCCGCACGATCGATATCAGCATGTTCGTTCCGCGCGATGGCATCGAATGGATCTGGTATGACAAGCCGCACTACCTGACGCCCGATGACCCCGTCGGCGAAGAGGCGTTTTCGGTGATCCGCGACGCCATGGCTTCGACCAAAATGGTCGGGATTTCACGGCTGGTGATGTACCGGCGCGAGCGCGCAGTCATGTTGGAGCCTCGCGATAAGGGCATAGTCCTCTGGACGCTTCGTTATGGCGACGAGGTTCGCAGTGAAAAGGATTATTTTGGCCATATCAAAGAGAGCAAACCGGACGCGAAGCTCATGACGCTGGTGGAAAAGCTGATCGACGAGCGGACCAAGTCCTGGAATCCTGCCATGGTCAGCGATCCGGTACAGGATCGTTTGCTCGATATCATCGCTTCGAAAAAGAAGGGCAAGAAACGCGCGGGCAAAGCGAAGACAGAAGCAGAGACCGAGCCGCCCAGCAACGTCATCAACATCATGGATGCGCTGCGAAAGAGCATATCGTCGGAGGGAAAGTCGCCCAAGCGCCGCTAA
- a CDS encoding metallophosphoesterase family protein produces the protein MSKVKIAAVADLHVKEDRSVSYTELFSEISRVADVLVIAGDLTDLGKPAEAELLVSDLKSCTIPVVAVLGNHDHQCNAVEEISSILVKAGVHLLDGQTVEIAGVEFAGTKGFIGGFGRHMLGAFGEAAIKTMVSESVDEAMRLENALRTAKTPRALVVLHYAPIAETVAGEPKEIYPFLGSSRLAETIDRFEVSAVVHGHAHKGVYEGQTPGGAPVFNVATHVEKPTGRPYAILEL, from the coding sequence ATGAGCAAAGTGAAGATCGCCGCCGTGGCGGACCTCCACGTGAAAGAGGACCGGTCGGTCTCCTACACAGAGCTGTTTTCAGAGATATCGCGCGTCGCGGACGTGCTCGTCATAGCCGGCGACCTGACGGATCTCGGCAAACCCGCGGAAGCCGAGCTTCTGGTCTCCGACTTGAAGTCCTGCACCATCCCCGTTGTCGCCGTTCTCGGAAACCATGATCACCAATGCAATGCGGTCGAGGAAATCTCGTCAATTCTCGTGAAGGCCGGCGTTCATCTTCTCGACGGCCAGACCGTCGAAATTGCGGGCGTGGAATTCGCCGGGACGAAGGGCTTCATCGGCGGCTTTGGGCGTCATATGTTGGGGGCGTTCGGCGAGGCCGCGATAAAGACGATGGTTTCGGAGAGCGTCGACGAGGCGATGCGGCTCGAAAATGCCTTGAGAACGGCCAAGACGCCGCGTGCGCTGGTGGTTCTGCACTACGCGCCGATTGCCGAAACGGTCGCCGGAGAACCCAAGGAAATCTACCCGTTTCTCGGCTCATCCCGCCTTGCGGAGACAATCGACCGTTTTGAGGTCAGTGCCGTCGTTCACGGCCATGCGCACAAGGGCGTCTATGAGGGGCAGACGCCGGGCGGTGCCCCCGTTTTCAATGTCGCCACGCATGTGGAAAAGCCCACCGGCCGCCCCTATGCCATACTTGAACTTTAA
- a CDS encoding PepSY domain-containing protein, whose amino-acid sequence MKNTIFGVAVLVSAAAMPALAQTASPSGNTPAIATPGTQNPAAPVAGENSFTEDQAKKRIEEAGYTDVKGLKLDHQGVWRATAMKDGESVSVALDFQGNITAL is encoded by the coding sequence ATGAAAAATACCATCTTTGGCGTTGCAGTGCTGGTAAGCGCAGCTGCAATGCCGGCCCTTGCACAGACAGCATCTCCCTCCGGAAACACACCGGCCATCGCCACGCCCGGGACGCAAAACCCGGCGGCGCCGGTCGCCGGCGAGAACAGCTTCACAGAGGACCAGGCGAAGAAGCGTATCGAAGAGGCCGGCTACACCGATGTCAAAGGGCTGAAGCTCGACCACCAGGGCGTTTGGCGGGCGACGGCAATGAAGGACGGAGAGTCCGTCTCGGTCGCGCTCGACTTCCAGGGCAACATTACCGCCCTCTAG
- a CDS encoding SDR family oxidoreductase has product MKKPLRDAVVVITGASSGVGQAAAEVFARRGSKLVLAARDAAALQRVAKTCRDLGAEVLVQPTDVTDADAVKELANKAMSFGKIDVWFSNVGVGAVGRFEETPIEAHEQVIRTNLIGHFNDAHAAIPIFLKQRHGTFINMISLGGFAATPFAAAYGASKFGLRGFSEALRAELADEPDIHICDVYPTFMDTPGVAHGANYTGRKLSVPPPVYDPRRAARAIVHLAEHPRPSVTVGLVANLARFAHFLAPNTTTWLTARLTSHYLRQAPPVAKSNGNLFRAPAVPGGIEGGLRSKRRFPIATVAAVAVVGLAIAAVIGGMPRTRPYRS; this is encoded by the coding sequence ATGAAGAAACCCTTGAGAGACGCAGTGGTCGTTATCACAGGTGCTTCGTCCGGCGTCGGACAAGCCGCTGCCGAGGTATTCGCGCGGCGGGGGTCGAAACTCGTGCTTGCGGCGCGCGATGCCGCAGCGCTTCAACGCGTGGCGAAGACCTGTCGTGATCTGGGCGCCGAGGTCCTGGTTCAGCCGACCGACGTGACGGACGCAGACGCGGTCAAGGAACTGGCCAATAAGGCGATGAGTTTCGGCAAGATCGATGTCTGGTTCAGCAATGTCGGCGTCGGTGCGGTCGGCCGATTCGAGGAAACCCCCATCGAGGCTCATGAGCAGGTTATCCGCACCAACCTGATCGGCCATTTCAACGATGCGCACGCGGCAATCCCGATCTTTCTCAAGCAGCGCCACGGCACCTTCATCAACATGATCTCGCTCGGAGGTTTCGCCGCCACCCCCTTCGCGGCGGCCTACGGCGCCAGCAAATTCGGTCTGAGAGGCTTTTCCGAAGCTCTCCGCGCCGAGCTTGCCGATGAGCCCGATATCCATATCTGCGACGTCTATCCCACCTTCATGGACACGCCCGGGGTCGCCCATGGTGCGAATTACACGGGCCGCAAACTCAGCGTTCCTCCGCCCGTCTATGATCCGCGCCGTGCCGCGCGCGCCATCGTCCATCTCGCAGAACACCCACGCCCGTCGGTCACCGTCGGTCTGGTGGCCAATCTGGCGCGTTTCGCGCATTTCCTCGCGCCCAACACGACGACTTGGCTGACGGCGCGCCTGACGTCGCATTATCTGAGGCAGGCGCCGCCGGTCGCGAAAAGCAACGGCAACTTATTCAGAGCTCCGGCCGTGCCGGGCGGCATCGAAGGGGGCCTGCGTTCGAAGCGCAGATTTCCGATCGCGACAGTCGCGGCTGTTGCCGTCGTCGGTCTCGCGATCGCTGCTGTGATCGGTGGCATGCCCCGCACACGACCCTATCGCAGCTAG
- a CDS encoding TIGR04290 family methyltransferase has product MIEETKDRAIIESQIAALGPWFHNMRIAGVETSPDHFLGDYPAVKWAAFKHIVPEDLDGRSVLDIGCNAGFYAQEMKRRHAGRVLGIDSDQRYLRQARFAAEHVGIDIEFRQMSVYDVGQLNEKFDLVLFMGVLYHLRHPLLALDLLYEHVVSDKMLFQCMQRGEETVAPLETNYDFPDWKIFDRPDFPKLFFVEHRYADDPTNWFIPNRAAVEALLRSSGFVIEANPEREVYLVRRGERPYLTEPPPRVLGTFDNV; this is encoded by the coding sequence ATGATTGAGGAAACGAAGGACCGAGCGATTATCGAGAGCCAGATCGCCGCTCTCGGCCCCTGGTTCCACAACATGCGGATCGCAGGTGTAGAAACTTCACCCGACCATTTCCTCGGGGATTATCCCGCGGTGAAATGGGCGGCCTTCAAACATATCGTCCCGGAAGATCTCGACGGCAGAAGCGTTCTCGACATCGGCTGCAATGCCGGCTTCTACGCGCAGGAAATGAAGCGGCGCCATGCAGGCCGCGTGCTTGGGATCGACTCCGACCAGCGTTATTTGCGGCAAGCAAGGTTCGCGGCCGAACATGTTGGAATAGACATCGAGTTCAGGCAGATGTCGGTCTACGACGTGGGCCAGCTCAATGAAAAATTCGACCTCGTCCTTTTCATGGGCGTTCTCTATCACCTGCGCCATCCTCTGCTGGCACTCGATCTGCTCTATGAACACGTCGTGTCGGACAAAATGCTCTTCCAGTGCATGCAGCGCGGGGAGGAAACGGTCGCGCCTTTGGAGACCAATTATGATTTTCCAGATTGGAAGATCTTCGATCGTCCGGATTTTCCCAAGCTGTTCTTCGTGGAACACCGCTATGCCGACGATCCGACCAACTGGTTCATCCCGAACCGGGCTGCCGTCGAGGCGTTGCTTCGCAGCTCCGGCTTTGTCATAGAGGCCAACCCCGAGCGGGAAGTTTACCTCGTTCGTCGCGGAGAGCGCCCTTACTTGACCGAGCCGCCGCCGCGCGTTCTCGGCACGTTCGACAACGTTTAA
- a CDS encoding ferritin-like domain-containing protein → MGAAAEHLQAWLRDAHAMEEQAITMLTSQSRRLENYPELKARIDKHLQETRDQAAMLEQCLERGGGGTSALKDISGKIVAVGQGLSGLFVSDEVVKGTLANYTFEHMEIVSYRVLIAAANYAGDQEAKQVCETILQQEIAMAEWLEQHVTDITRTFLDRDQRDVTAKH, encoded by the coding sequence ATGGGTGCCGCGGCTGAACATTTGCAGGCATGGCTCAGGGATGCGCATGCGATGGAAGAACAGGCGATCACAATGCTCACCAGCCAATCCAGGCGGCTGGAAAACTATCCAGAGCTCAAGGCCAGGATCGACAAGCATCTCCAGGAAACGCGCGATCAGGCGGCAATGCTGGAGCAATGCCTGGAGCGCGGCGGCGGCGGCACCTCGGCCCTCAAGGATATCAGCGGCAAGATCGTCGCTGTCGGACAAGGCCTGAGCGGTCTCTTCGTCAGCGACGAAGTCGTTAAGGGGACGCTCGCCAACTATACGTTCGAGCACATGGAAATCGTCAGCTATAGAGTACTGATCGCTGCCGCCAACTATGCCGGCGACCAAGAAGCAAAGCAGGTCTGCGAAACCATTCTGCAGCAGGAAATCGCAATGGCCGAATGGCTCGAACAGCATGTGACGGATATCACGCGGACCTTTCTCGATCGGGATCAGCGCGATGTCACGGCAAAACATTGA
- a CDS encoding zinc-dependent alcohol dehydrogenase, with protein MKALTWHGKGDIRCESVPDPKIEDDRDAIIKVTACAICGSDVHIFNGLIPAMERGDVLGHETMGEVVEVGKGTTKLTVGDRVVVPFTIGCGECFFCRRGFYSGCERSNPNREKAAKLWGNSPSGLFGYSHLLGGYSGGQAEYLRVPYADVGPIKVPDELADEQVLFLSDIFPTGYMAAEFCNIQPGDTIAIWGCGPVGQMAIRSAFLLGAERVIAVDTVPERMRLAESAGAMTLDYMQEGIYERIMEITRGRGADACIDAVGTEADSRASLDSFVDRVKVATFMGTDRPHVLRQAIHCCRNFGTVSIVGVYGGYLDKIPMGSAINRGLTFRMAQTPVQRYLPSLLERIRNGEIDPSFIITHRGRLDDGPTLYKTFGDKKDGCVKVVLRP; from the coding sequence GTGAAAGCCCTGACTTGGCACGGCAAAGGCGATATCCGATGCGAGAGCGTCCCTGATCCGAAGATCGAGGACGATCGGGACGCCATCATCAAGGTCACCGCCTGTGCGATCTGCGGCTCGGACGTCCACATTTTCAACGGCCTTATTCCTGCCATGGAGCGCGGCGACGTCCTGGGCCACGAGACCATGGGCGAGGTCGTCGAGGTGGGCAAAGGGACGACCAAGCTGACGGTCGGAGACCGCGTCGTCGTGCCTTTTACCATAGGATGCGGTGAGTGCTTCTTCTGCCGGCGGGGCTTCTATTCCGGCTGCGAGCGTAGCAATCCCAATCGCGAAAAGGCCGCAAAGTTGTGGGGCAACTCGCCGTCGGGTCTGTTCGGTTACTCACATCTTCTCGGTGGCTACAGCGGAGGACAGGCGGAATATCTGCGCGTGCCCTATGCGGATGTGGGGCCGATCAAGGTTCCGGACGAACTGGCGGACGAGCAGGTGCTGTTCCTCTCCGACATCTTCCCGACCGGCTACATGGCCGCCGAGTTCTGCAACATCCAGCCGGGCGACACGATCGCCATTTGGGGCTGCGGTCCGGTCGGTCAGATGGCGATCCGCTCGGCATTTCTGCTCGGCGCTGAACGGGTCATTGCGGTTGATACGGTTCCGGAGCGGATGAGGCTCGCCGAGTCGGCCGGCGCGATGACCCTCGATTACATGCAGGAGGGTATTTACGAGCGGATCATGGAGATCACTCGCGGTCGGGGAGCCGATGCCTGCATCGACGCGGTCGGGACGGAGGCAGACAGCAGGGCAAGCCTCGATTCCTTTGTCGACCGCGTGAAGGTCGCGACCTTCATGGGAACGGATCGCCCGCACGTGCTGCGGCAGGCAATACATTGCTGCCGGAATTTCGGAACGGTTTCCATCGTCGGCGTCTATGGCGGATATCTGGACAAGATCCCGATGGGGTCGGCGATCAACCGCGGGCTGACTTTCCGCATGGCGCAGACGCCGGTGCAGCGTTATCTGCCTTCGCTTCTCGAGCGCATCCGCAACGGCGAGATCGACCCTTCTTTCATTATCACCCACAGGGGCCGCCTCGATGATGGTCCCACACTCTACAAGACCTTCGGCGATAAGAAAGACGGCTGCGTAAAGGTCGTGCTGCGGCCATGA
- a CDS encoding cytochrome P450: MLRPILCMRGEEAAQLFYGGDDVTRVGSIPWTVLRLLQDKNSVQQLEGEMHRQRKAMLVHLAMNDGAVAALVERFRQRWLAHFGDRETGHSDLREVANLILTKASADWIGIPERCRDDRRLAESLARMIDNTGRPGPSACLALISRRRTERWLVSIVEAVRDDSLDLGEDRVLKTICLLYRDADGRALSTEAAAVELLNLLRPIAAISRWIVFLGLALARSSDWHERFRDGHEEEIEGFVEEGRRLYPFFPFVGARLRKDLVWREHALGKDDWLLLDLYGTTHDPRLFPQPATFNPERGLSWRNGDFRFVPQGGGRPETSHRCPGEKITVEILKETVKLVCRSRPARITPADADIPLGSIPASPVPPISITPADAAAYGQPDVIAARPRK, encoded by the coding sequence ATGCTTCGGCCCATCCTCTGCATGCGCGGGGAGGAGGCAGCGCAGCTCTTTTACGGCGGTGACGATGTCACGCGTGTCGGATCGATACCGTGGACCGTGCTGCGCCTGCTTCAGGACAAGAACAGCGTTCAGCAGCTCGAGGGCGAGATGCACCGGCAGAGGAAAGCGATGTTAGTACACCTGGCGATGAACGATGGCGCGGTCGCCGCGCTCGTCGAACGCTTTCGCCAGCGCTGGCTTGCTCACTTCGGCGATCGCGAGACGGGTCATTCCGATCTCCGCGAAGTCGCCAATCTCATCCTGACGAAAGCTTCGGCGGATTGGATCGGCATTCCTGAGCGCTGCCGTGATGACCGCAGGCTCGCGGAAAGCCTCGCACGAATGATCGACAACACCGGCCGTCCTGGCCCATCGGCATGTCTGGCGCTGATTTCCCGCCGGCGAACCGAGCGGTGGCTCGTATCGATCGTGGAGGCGGTGCGCGACGACTCACTCGACTTAGGCGAGGACCGTGTGCTGAAGACGATTTGCTTGCTTTACAGGGACGCCGACGGACGAGCTCTTTCGACGGAAGCCGCAGCGGTCGAACTTCTCAACCTGCTGCGTCCGATCGCGGCAATCAGCCGCTGGATCGTTTTCCTGGGCCTGGCGCTTGCCCGCAGTTCCGACTGGCACGAACGGTTCCGCGACGGGCACGAAGAGGAGATCGAAGGATTCGTCGAGGAGGGGCGGCGTCTCTATCCGTTCTTTCCGTTCGTTGGCGCGCGGCTGAGAAAGGATCTCGTCTGGCGGGAGCACGCGCTCGGCAAAGACGATTGGCTGCTGCTCGATCTCTATGGAACGACCCACGACCCTCGTCTTTTTCCTCAGCCTGCAACCTTCAATCCCGAACGTGGATTGTCGTGGCGAAACGGAGACTTCCGCTTCGTTCCGCAGGGCGGCGGCCGGCCCGAAACAAGCCATCGCTGTCCGGGCGAAAAGATCACGGTCGAAATTCTCAAAGAGACCGTGAAGCTTGTTTGCCGAAGCCGCCCCGCTCGAATAACGCCTGCAGATGCGGACATTCCCCTCGGCTCAATCCCAGCTTCGCCAGTGCCGCCGATTTCGATAACGCCCGCGGATGCAGCGGCTTATGGCCAGCCGGACGTCATTGCAGCGAGGCCTCGGAAATGA